In Myripristis murdjan chromosome 9, fMyrMur1.1, whole genome shotgun sequence, the following proteins share a genomic window:
- the ela3l gene encoding elastase 3 like encodes MIPIVLASVLIASALGCGTPPIEPLTSRVVNGVDAKPHSWPWQISLQYEKAGEWRHTCGGSLIAANWVMTAAHCINSKLSYRVFVGKHNLVVDEAGSKAILPEKIIVHQKWNPILVALGNDIALIKLSEPVTLSDQVQLACIPAAGTVLHNLYPCYITGWGRLSTGGPIADKLQQALMPVADHATCSQPDWWGIAVRTTMVCAGGDGIVAGCNGDSGGPLNCKNTEGVWEVHGIASFVSGLGCNYEKKPTVFTRVSAFNDWIDQVMMNN; translated from the exons ATGATCCCCATCGTGTTGGCCTCAGTGCTCATTGCTAGCG CCCTTGGGTGCGGCACCCCACCCATTGAGCCCCTGACATCCCGTGTTGTCAACGGGGTAGATGCCAAGCCCCACAGCTGGCCCTGGCAG ATCTCCCTCCAGTATGAAAAAGCTGGTGAATGGAGACACACTTGTGGAGGATCTCTGATTGCTGCCAACTGGGTCATGACCGCAGCTCACTGTATCAA CTCCAAGCTCTCCTACAGGGTGTTTGTTGGCAAACACAACCTGGTGGTGGATGAAGCTGGCTCCAAGGCTATCCTGCCTGAGAAGATCATTGTCCACCAGAAGTGGAACCCCATCCTGGTGGCCCTTGG tAATGACATTGCCCTGATCAAGCTGTCTGAGCCGGTGACTTTGAGTGACCAGGTGCAGTTGGCTTGTATTCCTGCTGCTGGCACTGTGCTGCACAACCTCTATCCCTGCTACATCACCGGATGGGGCAGGCTGTCCA ccgGAGGCCCCATTGCTGATAAGCTGCAGCAGGCTTTGATGCCTGTGGCTGACCATGCCACCTGCTCCCAGCCTGACTGGTGGGGTATCGCTGTCAGGACCACCATGGTGTGTGCCGGCGGGGACGGCATCGTGGCTGGATGCAAT GGTGACTCTGGTGGTCCTCTGAACTGCAAGAACACTGAGGGAGTCTGGGAGGTTCACGGCATTGCCAGCTTCGTCTCCGGTCTTGGCTGCAACTACGAGAAGAAACCCACCGTCTTCACCCGTGTCTCTGCCTTCAATGACTGGATCGACCAg gTTATGATGAACAACTAA